Within the uncultured Methanobrevibacter sp. genome, the region TGAGTGTAAACGGTAAAAACATTACCAAAACCACTGATGCAAATGGTATTGCTAAATTGACTAAAGCAGAAATCGGATCTAAAGCTGGTACCTACACTGTTACTGCTTATAATCCGGTCACTAACGAAACCGCTGTTTACAATGTTACAATCATTAACAGATTGACTGGTAATAAGAACATTAACATGTACTACTTCGATGGAACAAAATATTCCGTTAATGTATATGGTGATGACGGTAAACTTGTTGGCAAAAACCAAATTGTGGTTGTAAAAATAGGTAAGAAAACTTACAAAGTAAAAACCAATGCTAAAGGAAAAGCTATTCTTAAAATACCTAATACAATTACACCGGGTAAATATACAATAACAGCTAAATACAAAGATCAAACTGTTAAAAACACTTTAAAAGTTAAACAAGTCTTAAAAACTACCAAAACAGTTAAAGTTAAAAAATCTGCTAAAAAATTAATTTTAAAAGCAACCCTTAAAAAAGGAAAAGTTGCTATTAAAAACAAAAAAATAACATTCAAATTTAAAGGTAAAACATATAAGGCAAAAACCAATAAAAAAGGTCTTGCTAAAGTTACCGTTAAGAAAAATGTTATTAAAAAATTAAAAGTAGGTAAAAAATACACTGTTAAAGTTACTTACTTAAAAGATACTGTAAAAGGAACTGTTAAAGTTAGAAAATAGGGTTTTAACCTAAACCTTATTTTCATTATTTTTTTTTAAAATTTCTATTTTTATCAAGTGTACTTGTTTTTTTGACAACTTTTAAATACATTGTTGTAAAAAAATTATAACATAATAAACTTTGAATTATTTTCAAAATAATTTGATTTAATTTTGAGGTGGAAATATTAAAAATAGAAATATTCTGGCATTGCTGTTAATTATTTGTGTTATTGGCTTAACTTTAAATGCAGTATCAGCTTTCAATGAAACTGATGGTGACAGTAATGTATTTTCCATAAATGAGAATATTGAACCTCAAAAAATTAAAATTTCAGATGATGGTGTCGTGGAGAGTAATTCTGATGCCAATAATTTAACTTCAGAAGGCGGAAACACATTTGAAATTACTCAAATTACTTATGAAAATTATTTCAATCCAAGAGACGGTACAATTTTGCCGAACAGTGGAATTACAAGTGGTGACACAATAAAAATAGGAAATATATCCAACAGGGCATTTGTCATAGACCGTCCACTCACTGTAATGCCAATCACTTCAAACGACAAGATTACAAATGGTTATATTCATTTAATCAAGGGTAGTGACGGTTCAACCATAACAAATCTTACAATTAACAATACAAAGGGCACATTGACATTTAGAGGTGCAACCGTCGGTCAATTGCATGGTATCTGGTTAACTAATTCCAATTATAATCTAATTTCATATAATACAATCAGAATTGCCAATACTGGAGGAGTTTATGCCATGCCTATGGGCTGGTCCAGCAATAACAGAATCATTTACAATGATATGAAAACTTATATTTCATCAAACATTATTATGGGCCAATGTCATTATAATTTAATATCTCATAACAGTCTTGAGGTATTGTCCTATTCTGACCTATCCGTTACTAATTTAATTTACTTCAATCCGTTCAATCATGCAGATTATTCAGGTTCTCCATTATGTCTTGGCAATATAATTTCTTACAATTATCTTAAAGGATTCTGCACACTTCCAATGTCCATCATTTTGCAGATGACTTATGCAAATCATGATGGAACTGTTGTTGCCAACAATACTATTTTCAAAGGGTCATTTGGTATTAATTTAAATGGTGACAATGTATCCGTTTATGGAAATGTTGTGGATAATAGTGCTACAGGCATAAATGTTGCTGGAAAAAATTTCAAGGTATATAACAACACTGTAAGCGGCAGCAATCAAAAAGCGGGAATTCAGGTAGCAAACAATGATAATTCAACTTCCAAGGTCTATGACAACAATGTTACATTTGTTGATGTCGTATCTGCCATGAGTATAACAGGCAATGTCGATGCACATGACAATATAATAAATGTCAGGAACTATGGAATAGGAATATCCATCAGTGAAGATGGGGCAAACGTTCATGACAACAGAATCAAGACAAACAATGATGATGGCATATCTATTTTGGGCAGTAACAATAAGGTTGACAATAATATAATAACTACCAATGCAAGGGGAGTTTCAATACCTGCAAAAGGAAACGGCATTAGATATTATAATAATACGATTTCACGAAACACCATTACAAGCGACAGCTATGGTGTTTACATTGCGGGATTGGTATACAATACGGTCATTGTTGACAATGTTATAGAGACAAATAGCAGTGTCGGTATTTACAAGGATATTACTGATGAACTGTCTACTCGTGAAGAGGACAATATGGTGAATGGTGTCATACTGAAATCCACTGCAGTAATTATTAACGATACCAACTATTATGATTTCTTTGATAAGGATGGAAATCTGATGTATGAGTTTCCGGAAGGCAAAACTAAAGTACTAATATTAACATTCCTGACAAATAAGAATATAGTTCTAAATGAAAAAATTAATGTGATAAGTAATAAATTAAGTAATTTGCTATTTAACGTCACAATAACATTTAAAAATAACTCAAGCGGATCACTCATTCGTGATTTTAATTTTATAAACAATAACCGTAAAGCTATTGTACTTGATAACGTAAAGGATGTCAGCATTACTAAAAATAACATTAATGCTGAATTCAAAAAGGGAAGTTCGGACGATTCAGTTATCTTGATTAAAAATATTTGTGAAAATTCAATTTTCTCAAATAACAATATATTCATTAACTCCAAACGCAGCAATGTTTATGCAATTAAAGCAAATGATAATAATGTCTATCATGGATTTTTATTTGCTAACAATACCATAATTATGATTTCATCATCTGACTGTACTGCAATTTCTGCAGATTATTTGAGTGATTCTAAATTGAAATCAAACAATATTAATATTATATCCAACGGAACTTCATTAGGATTTGATTTATCTAACTCATTGGATGGTGTTGAACTGTCCGGCAATGAAATAATAATTCATGCGGATAAAAACGCATATTTAATCAAATTATCCAACGTTAATAATTCAACAATACATGATAATAAGTTATATGCACAAGCAAGTGAAGCTTATGGAATCTATGCAGTTAATTTAGCAGATGTTTCATTTAATGGAAATAATATTTCAACTTTTGGATGTGGTGGAAATTCAATATCTGGTTCAAATTGCAATAATTTGACCGTATTTAATAATTTAATTCACACAAACACTTCAAATCCAATCTTATTCACTGAAAATGTCAAATCCAACTCATTCATCATTGATGACGATAATTATGGTGTCTATTTTGATAAAAATGGAAACTTAAAAAGCGATTTGGTTGGTGAAAAAGCTACATTGATTTTAAATTTGACAAATAATCAGATTCTTAAAATCAACTCTGCTATTGAAATTTCTTCATTTGATGATGTTTCAGTATCGGCTTCCATAATATTTGGTGATAATGCTTCAAATTCAAAAATATATGGAATTAATTTTGTAAATGCTAGCATTACCTCAATCAATGCTTCAAATATTCAAATATTTAAAAATACTTTTTCAAACTCCACATTAACATTTTGTGCTGCTGAAAAGAGTATATTTAAAAACAATGATGTTTCAGAGGAATCCAAAATTATCATAAACAATGCAAAATCAATTCAAATTTTAAATAACACTTTCAACATAACTTCCAGTAATTTAAAAGTCATTTCTATTTTAAATGCTCAAAATACATTAATTAAAGATAATATCATCAATGCAAGTTCAAATTCACTGGTTGTTATTTGTTCCAATAATTCTTCCTGTGATGATATTAGAGATAATGTAATAACAGCATTTGGCGATTCTTCTTATGCCTATATGGCTTTGAATTCTAATTCCGCTCAGTTTATGGATAATAATGTTTATGTTAGTGGGGATGGGATAGAACAGGCCGGGGTTTTATTGATAAACTCTTCAAACAATGAAATATCTCAAAATCGCATTATTTCACACTCTGAAAACCCTCGGGAATATGCTGTTGAGATTATGAGTGATAAGAATCTCGACAACAAAGTTGTTAAAAATTATCTGATTAGTGCAAATGGTTTAAGATATGCCGATGAGGCTGTTAATGCAGAATTTGATATGGTTGATTTAAATACTCCTAGGGATGTTTTCGTTTCAGCTAATGGAAGTGATGTGGCTGGTGACGGTAGTGAATCAAATCCTTATCAGACAATTTCTAAAGCTATTGAGAATGCTCTAAACCACTCAATAATTTATGTTTCATATGGAAATTACAATGAATCAAATATTTTTATCAATAAAAACTTAACTCTCATTAGTTTGGGTGGTAAATCAGCAATAGATTGTGGAAACAATCAGCTATTTAACATATCCGAGCATTCATCATTTACAATATCCGGATTCATTATTAGGAATGCTCACAATGTTGAAGGAGGTTCCGTATTTATCAACAATGGTAAATTGCTTGTCAACAACTCATGCATTTTCAATTCCAGTTCATATTTTGACAATTCAAACCCTGTTTTCGATAGGGATGTAATCTATGATGATGGAGGTTTAAAAACAGCATACACAGTTGACTGCAGAAGAACAGGTATGGGGGGAGTTATTTTAAACAGGGGAGAACTAGTCATTAACTCTACAGTATTTTCAAATAATTTAGGTCATTGGGGTGGAGTCATAGCCGATTTCGGAAAAACATCTATAGAATCCAGTTTATTTGACAGTAACACTGGAGTTCATGGAGGGGTGATATTTTCAAACACTACATCTCCAATGAATATTAAAGATTCCATATTCAACAATAATGTTGCATTAACAAGCATTGACTACTGTGCAATAAGATTATACACAACAAGTTGGAGCATTGATGAAGGAAATCACCACCAACGTGGATCAGCATGTGAATTGGCTACAGGCGTAGGTGGGGTAATTTATGCAAATAATGATATTTTAATTGAAAATTCAGAATTCATTTCAAATTCTGCAAGAACTGGTGGAGCTATTGCATCTTATGATGGTAAATCCTCACCAAGTCTTGAATTAAGGAATTCTACATTTTTCAACAATAGAGCCAATGACACTAGATACTCAAATGGCTCAAACAATTTGAATTATTTCCAGTTCTCCACAGGATATCATGGTGGCGCAATATTGGGAAATTATAATAAATTGTATGTCTTGGGTAGTGAATTCTACTTCAATCAGGCCATTCAAAATGGTGGTGCAATGCAGGCAAGAGCAAAAGATGGTAAAATTCTAGATTCAATATTCACAGATAATACTGCAGGTATTAGCGGAGGAGCATTGGATATTTCCGATAATTTCTTAATAATGAGGTCAATCATTTCAAACAATTCAGCTAGTTATGGTGGAGCGATAGAATACGACTCCTCCGTATATTATGGACATATTCAGAATAATTTCAACATTTACAATTCAACAATATCTGGAAATAGGGCATTGACAAAAGGTGGGGCATTTAGTTTCGGTTCTGGAAATGTCTCTATCCGTGATTCAAATATTGTGGACAATTTTGCTCCAGCTTCAAGTACAGTCTACACAAGTACTAGCAGCAATGCATTTGACATGAGATACAACTATTGGGGAAGAACCCCAAGCGGATTTGCAGGACCTGACGATTCAGTATGGTCAGTAAGCAATAACCAGTTCAGGCCATGGTATGGGCAATGGATCAGATGGGATACACCAGTATCCAATGGAGACGATTCATCCAAAGATGATGATGGCAAGAATACCAATCCTATAATTAACCCAGACCCTAAAGATGATGCAAAGCACACTGGTTCATCAAATACAGGTTCAAGTGCATCAACAGGAACAACAATTGGTGGAAGGGGAAATTGGCCTTCTTATAATGGTGATGGCGACGGATTTAACCCTGGATATAATGGAATCGGGAATAATCATAATGGATTGTTTTCCTCACTTGGCGGAAGAGGATATTCAGGTCAGAATATTAATGGGGTGGCAAATGCCAATTCAAACTCTCAACATAACTCCAATGCCAACGGTAATGTGAACACTGACAGTTTAAGCAAATCCAACAGTTCCACATATAATCCAAACTTTGCATCAATTGGAATGACTGCTAATTCAGCAGCTTCAGCTTCTTCTGCTCAAAGTGGTTCTCAAGGCGAAGGTGGAAGTTCATCAACTGGTGCTGAAAGTGTGTCCAAATCATATGAAGTCAAAGAACTAGAAGAAGTAGTGAAAGATGAAAATTCAATGATTAAATTCTTAATAATAACATTTATAACATTATTTTTATTGATTGTAGGCTATAAGCGCAATGAAAAAGAGGAAGAATATTAGGTGGTGTTTTTAATTAATAAGAAATTTATTTTTTCATTTTTAATGATTTTTGTTGTAATATCTACTTTGGCATGCGTTAGTGCTGTCGATAATTCTACTGTGGATATGCAACAGGATAATCAAATGCTTTATGTTGATTCAACGGTTGATGAAAATGGAAATGGAAGTGAAATGTCACCATTTTCTTCAATATCTGTTGCAGTAGATAACGCCGGCAACAATTCTCATGTCATTTTAAAAAAGGGTATATATAAAGGTTCATCAAACACTGGAATTGTTATAGATAAGGATTTAACAATAGAATCATTTGATGGGGGCGTAACAATTGATGGTGAAAATAAAAATGCATTTTTTAAAATCAATTCGGGATGCAGGCTTATCCTAAATAACATTAAGTTTGCAAATGCATATGCCAAAGACTATATCCAGTTGGGTGCTATAAACAATAAGGGTAATTTGACAATTATAAACTCTTCATTTATTAAAATGAATACTGTAATGGGCGCTATTTACAATGAAGGTGAATTATGTATACAAAATTCAAAAATGTCTGATTCAACTTCAAAAAATATGGCTCAACTAATTACAAATATTGGAAATTGTACCATAATAAACTCTAAGGTATTGGATAATCCGTATAAGTCATCTGGTGTTGAAAACGGTGTTTACAACTTTAATATTTTAAAAATAGTATCTTCACAGGTAACTCTGATAAATTCCAACAATCAATTTGATGAAGATTCCTTCAAACAGGCTAAAATCTCAATTGTCAATTCCACAATATCTGATTTGGATGTGGATGGTGCAGTTGTTAATATATTTAATTCCAAATTCAGCGGCAGGAATAGGTTCAATAATGCTAATGTCACAATATCTGAAAGTAGTTTTGCCAAGGATATTTCAATTTTACCAGTATTCAATTCAAATTTTACTGCAATACACTCAATATTTGATGTAGATATTTCATCAGGTGCTTCAAATTTAAACATTACTTATTCTGCAATTTTGGGAAGCATTTCCGGTGGCGGACTGCTTGGAAGTTTATACGCGCCATATAACTGGTGGGGATCAAATAGAGGTCCGGCAATTTCATACTTTAAAAATTACAATACTTCCTTGTGGGCTATTGCAAGTTTTGAATATCCTGCAGATGAAATTCCAATCAACCCTTCACAGGAATTCATAGTATCCTTAAATAAATGGTGTGATGGCAACAATGTCTATGAATTCGGTGTCAACGAGTATATTCCACAAAGAACCGTTAGTTTTGAGTCACAAAATGGTAAATTCATGTATTCTTCACTTAAAATCAATGGATCAGTTAACAATTATCTTGTTGACAATACTTTAGATTCAAACGTCTTTGCCATTATTGATTCACAAAGGTTAACACTCACAATTGGAAAAGGATTGTCCCAATATACCTATTTCGTATCTCCTGACGGTCACGACGGACCTGAAGATGGAAGCTATGAAAAACCATTCTTAACATTGGCTTATGCATTTTCTAAAGCCGGCAATGGAAATACAATTTGTATGCTTCCAGGATTGCATAAAAATATTGCGAATTGCGGTTTAAGCATTGAAAAAAACTTGACTGTTGTTGGTTTGGGGGATAATGTAGTTCTGCAAAGGGCAAACTCATATAATATATTTGATGTTAAGTCATGGGGAAGTCTATGCATCAAAAACATCAAATTTACAGTTGTGGACAGGGCATACTCAGATGTTCTAATTGTTGTTAGTGGAGGCAAGTTAGATGTCATAAACTGCTCCTTCACTTCAA harbors:
- a CDS encoding right-handed parallel beta-helix repeat-containing protein yields the protein MLLIICVIGLTLNAVSAFNETDGDSNVFSINENIEPQKIKISDDGVVESNSDANNLTSEGGNTFEITQITYENYFNPRDGTILPNSGITSGDTIKIGNISNRAFVIDRPLTVMPITSNDKITNGYIHLIKGSDGSTITNLTINNTKGTLTFRGATVGQLHGIWLTNSNYNLISYNTIRIANTGGVYAMPMGWSSNNRIIYNDMKTYISSNIIMGQCHYNLISHNSLEVLSYSDLSVTNLIYFNPFNHADYSGSPLCLGNIISYNYLKGFCTLPMSIILQMTYANHDGTVVANNTIFKGSFGINLNGDNVSVYGNVVDNSATGINVAGKNFKVYNNTVSGSNQKAGIQVANNDNSTSKVYDNNVTFVDVVSAMSITGNVDAHDNIINVRNYGIGISISEDGANVHDNRIKTNNDDGISILGSNNKVDNNIITTNARGVSIPAKGNGIRYYNNTISRNTITSDSYGVYIAGLVYNTVIVDNVIETNSSVGIYKDITDELSTREEDNMVNGVILKSTAVIINDTNYYDFFDKDGNLMYEFPEGKTKVLILTFLTNKNIVLNEKINVISNKLSNLLFNVTITFKNNSSGSLIRDFNFINNNRKAIVLDNVKDVSITKNNINAEFKKGSSDDSVILIKNICENSIFSNNNIFINSKRSNVYAIKANDNNVYHGFLFANNTIIMISSSDCTAISADYLSDSKLKSNNINIISNGTSLGFDLSNSLDGVELSGNEIIIHADKNAYLIKLSNVNNSTIHDNKLYAQASEAYGIYAVNLADVSFNGNNISTFGCGGNSISGSNCNNLTVFNNLIHTNTSNPILFTENVKSNSFIIDDDNYGVYFDKNGNLKSDLVGEKATLILNLTNNQILKINSAIEISSFDDVSVSASIIFGDNASNSKIYGINFVNASITSINASNIQIFKNTFSNSTLTFCAAEKSIFKNNDVSEESKIIINNAKSIQILNNTFNITSSNLKVISILNAQNTLIKDNIINASSNSLVVICSNNSSCDDIRDNVITAFGDSSYAYMALNSNSAQFMDNNVYVSGDGIEQAGVLLINSSNNEISQNRIISHSENPREYAVEIMSDKNLDNKVVKNYLISANGLRYADEAVNAEFDMVDLNTPRDVFVSANGSDVAGDGSESNPYQTISKAIENALNHSIIYVSYGNYNESNIFINKNLTLISLGGKSAIDCGNNQLFNISEHSSFTISGFIIRNAHNVEGGSVFINNGKLLVNNSCIFNSSSYFDNSNPVFDRDVIYDDGGLKTAYTVDCRRTGMGGVILNRGELVINSTVFSNNLGHWGGVIADFGKTSIESSLFDSNTGVHGGVIFSNTTSPMNIKDSIFNNNVALTSIDYCAIRLYTTSWSIDEGNHHQRGSACELATGVGGVIYANNDILIENSEFISNSARTGGAIASYDGKSSPSLELRNSTFFNNRANDTRYSNGSNNLNYFQFSTGYHGGAILGNYNKLYVLGSEFYFNQAIQNGGAMQARAKDGKILDSIFTDNTAGISGGALDISDNFLIMRSIISNNSASYGGAIEYDSSVYYGHIQNNFNIYNSTISGNRALTKGGAFSFGSGNVSIRDSNIVDNFAPASSTVYTSTSSNAFDMRYNYWGRTPSGFAGPDDSVWSVSNNQFRPWYGQWIRWDTPVSNGDDSSKDDDGKNTNPIINPDPKDDAKHTGSSNTGSSASTGTTIGGRGNWPSYNGDGDGFNPGYNGIGNNHNGLFSSLGGRGYSGQNINGVANANSNSQHNSNANGNVNTDSLSKSNSSTYNPNFASIGMTANSAASASSAQSGSQGEGGSSSTGAESVSKSYEVKELEEVVKDENSMIKFLIITFITLFLLIVGYKRNEKEEEY